GGCATCCCGGCGGGAGCATCCTGCTTCCCCTCAGAGCACGCGGCGATCAGCGCCGCGCCGGCGGCGGCACCGATCCCCAACAGCCCGAGCCGACGCAACGCTTCGCGGCGCGACAACAGACCGTCGAGGTGGTCGGTCGCGATCTCCTCGGCGATGTAACGCTGCAGTGGGGTCACCTCGGTCAGTATGCGCCGAAATGCCGAACCGCAGCGGTGGAACCGGGTGCGCGGGATACTCATCCGATGGGCTGGACACCGGACCCGGATGCGCTGCGCGGACACGTCGCCGTGGTCGCCGGGGCCACCCGCGGCGCGGGCCGGGGCATCGCCGCGGCGCTGGGCGAGGCCGGCGCCACCGTCGTGTGCACGGGGCGGAGCAGCCGGTGCGGTAGCCGTGACTCCGACTACGACCGGCCCGAAACCATCGAGGAGACAGCGGAACTGGTCTGCGAGCTGGGTGGTTCGGGCGTCCCCGTCAAGGCCGATCACCTCGACGTGACGCAGGTACGCATGCTGGCCGGCCGGCTCAAGGCCGACTACGGACACATCGACATCCTGGTCAACGACATCTGGGGAGCCGAGGTCCTGAAAGGACCACCCGATTCCTGGGGCCGCCCGATGTGGCAGCACGATCTCGACGACGGGCTCCGGATGCTGCGCCTCGGCCTGGACACCCACCTGATCACCTCACACTGCCTGCTTCCGCTGCTGGCTGACCGTCCCGGCGGCCTGTTGGTCGAGATCACGGATGGGACAACCGAATTCAATGCCGACAATCCGCGTCTGTCGGTGTTCTACGACCTGGTGAAGAACGCCGTCAACCGATTGGCGTTCAGCCATGGGCACGAGCTCGCGGCCTTCGGCGCCACTGCCGTGGCCGTCACCCCGGGCTGGCTGCGCTCGGAAATGATGCTCGACAACTACGGCGTCACCGAGGACACCTGGCGGCGCGCACTCGACCTGGCCCGGACCGACGGCTACCCGGCCGCACCCCCGGGCTTCGCCGAATCCGAGTCTCCGCGATTCGTTGGCCGCGGGGTCGCCGCGCTGGCCGCCGACCCGGACCGGGCCCGATGGAATCAGCGCTCGGTGAGCTCGGCCACGCTCGCCCGTCACTATGGCTTCACCGACCTCGACGGGCACGTTCCGGATGCCTGGGCCCCGCTATAGCCGCAAGTCAGCGGGTTGCCACCGGCCCAGTAGACAATTTTTCAAATCTGTTCACGATTTTCGTTGACACTGGCGTCACCAGGCAGGTTCTATGTCTGGGTGAGCTTCGACACAATCATTCGGAACGGCCGCTGGTTCGACGGCACCGGCGCACCGTCGGCAGTGCGCAACATCGGAATCCGTGGCGGCCACGTGGTCACCATCACCTCCGAGCCTCTCGACGAGACGGGTTGCCCACAGGTCATCGACGCCACCGGCAAATGGGTGATGCCCGGAATGCTCGACATCCACACCCACTACGACGTCGAGGTGCTCAATGGCCCGTCGCTGTCGGAGTCACTGCGCCACGGCGTGACCACTGCGATGCTCGGCTCCTGCTCGCTGTCGACCGTGCACGTCGGCGGGGTCGATGCCGGCGACCTGTTCGGCCGGGTCGAGGCGATCCCGCGGGAGCAGGTCATCGCCGCCGTCGACGACCACAAGAGCTGGACCGACTGCGACGGGTACGTGGCGGCGCTGGAGTCGCTGCCGCTGGGCCCCAACCTGGCCGCCTTCATCGGGCATTCCGACATGCGGACCGCGGTGATGGGACTCGACCGCGCCACCCGCAAAGACGAGCGCCCGACCGCCGCGGAGCAGGCGCGCATGGAGCAGATGCTCAAGGAAGCCCTGGACGCCGGCTTTGTCGGAATGTCCTCCCAGCAGCTGCTTTTCGACAAGATCGACGGCGACACCTGCCGGTCCCGGACCCTGCCCTCGACCTATGCCAAGCCCCGCGAGCTGCGCCGGCTCAAGTCGATGCTGCGCCGCGCCGGCCGGGTACTCCAGTCCGGGCCCGACATCCAGAATCCGCTCAACCTGGCCTCGCAGGTGGCCCAGTCGCTCGGACTGTTCCGCAGCCCGCTGAAGACCAGCCTGCTCTCGGCCGCCGACATCAAGGCCAATCCGTACGCGATCTGGATGATGGGGCCGCTGGCCCGGGTGGCCAACGCGCTCGGCGGCAACTTCCGCTGGCAGCACCTGCCGGTGCCGTTCGAGGTGTATGCCGACGGTATCGACCTGGTGGTGTTCGAGGAGTTCGGGTCCGGAGCCGCCGCCCTGCACCTGCGCGACGAGGTGGAGCGCAACGAACTGCTGCGCGACGAGGAATACCGGCGCAAGTTCCGCAAGGACTACGACAGCAAGTTCGGCGTGCGGGTCTGGCACCGGGACTTCTTCGACGCCGAGATCGTCGCCTGTCCCGACGAATCCGTGGTCGGCAAATCTTTCGGCCAGGTCGGTCAGGAGCGGGGCGAGATCCACCCGGTCGATGCGTTCCTGGATCTCGTGCTCGAGCACGGCACCGCGCTGCGGTGGCGCACCACCATCTCGAACCACCGGCCCGAGGTGCTCAAGAAGCTGGCCCGCGACCCGGGGATCCAGTTGGGCTTCTCCGACGCGGGTGCCCATCTGCGGAACATGGCCTTCTACAACATGGGCCTCCGGTTGCTGCGGCATGTCCGCGACGCCGAGCGGGCCGGGACGCCGTTCATGTCCATCGAGCAGGCCGTGCACCGGCTCACCGGTGAGCTCGCCGACTGGTATCGAATCGACGCCGGCCACCTGCGCATCGGCGACCGCGCCGATGTGGTGGTGATCGATCCAGAGCGACTCGACGACTCCCTCGATGCCTACGCCGAGGAGACCGTCGACCACTACGGCGGGTTGTCGCGCATGGTGAACCGCAACGACGAGACCGTCACGACGGTTCTGGTCGGCGGCCGCACGGTGTTCGCCGACGGCAAGCTCACCGGCGTGGTGGGCACCGAACGCACCGGCCGGTTCCTGCGCGCGGCGCACCACGCTCCCGCGGTGTCAGCAGAGAAAGGTGAATTGTCCAGTGTCCGTTGAGGAAACCATTCGCAGCATGTGGAAGGCGTTGTCCGACCGCAACTGGGACCTGCTGAAGACGTATCTGTCCGAGGACTGTATCTACCTGGACATGCCCGTCGGGCCCGCCGCGGCGGCCAAGGGACCCGAGGACATCGTCAAGCGCCTGAAGATCGGGCTCGAACCTCTGGCCTCCTACGAGAACTTCTCCGGCCTGCTGGTGGAGAACGGCACCGACGCCATGTACGAGCATCACGAGGAATGGCATTGGGTCACCGGCGAATCGGCCGTGCTCCAGTTCGTCACCGTGCACCGCGTCGAGAACGGCAAGATCACGTTGTGGAAGGACTACTGGGACATGGGCGCGCTGGCCAACCACGCCCCGCCGGACTGGTTGGAGAACTTCGCCACCGCCGACATGTCATGGGTGTTCGACGCGACCGGGCTGGTCTGAGACCACAGTTCAGCCGATACCCCACACCAGGCAGAACGGGTGACCGGCCGGGTCACGGAACACCCGGAAGTCGCTGTCCTCGACCGCATCCGGCACGCGGGTCGCGCCCAGCGCCAGCACCTGGCGCTGGGCCACATCCGCGTCGTCGACCTGGATGTCCAGGTGGATCTGCTGCGAACCCCGCGGATCGGGAAATGTCGGGGCCACATGCTGTGGTGAGTACTGGCAGGCCACGCGGCGGCCCGCCGGATCCGTGACCACCTGCCACGTGTCGTCCTCGGTGGTCACCTCACCGCCGAGCAACTCGGCGTAAAAGGCGGCCAGCGCGCGGGGGTCTCGGCAGTCCAGCACGATGGAGCGAAGTGTTCCGATCATGGCAACGGTATTGCCCGCCGCCGCCCCCTCACAAACGCTCATACGCTCCAGGCCATCCGGAACCGCTCGGTGAGCCGCTCAGCCTCCCAGTCACCGAAGTGCTCCTGCTCATAGCGGCGGACCTCGAGAACAGCGTCCACCGCCGCATCGCCAAGGATCTCCCGGATCAGCGTCGAGGAGTCAAGGGCGTCAAGGTTGTCGGCCTGACGGTTCGGCAACTGCACGATCCCGTCGTCGGCGCGCTGGGTGTCGCTCAGTGAGGCCGGGTCGACCCGTACCTCGGGCCCCAGCGGCAGCCCCGCGGTGATGCCGTGATGTGCCAGACCGAGGACGGTCGCGGTGGCGAGATACGGGTTGGCCGACGGGTCGATGACCTTCACCTCGACATTGGCACCGTAGGGGTTGCTCGGGCCACCGATCAGGAAACGCACCGCGGCTTCCCGGTTTTCGGTCCCCCAGCAGTTGTAGGCTCCCGACCAGTAGCCCGGCTGAATTCGCAGCCCGGACAACGCCGAGCCGCACAACACGCCCTGCGCGGCAGGCAGCCCGCCCAGCAGCCCGGCCAGCGCCGACTCACCCTGCGGAGTCATCCCCTGCCTACCCGCGCCGCCGGAGAACATCGGAGTCTCGCCCAGGCCCAGCGAAAAGTGCTGGTGGGCACCGGTTCCCA
The genomic region above belongs to Mycolicibacterium sp. HK-90 and contains:
- a CDS encoding SDR family oxidoreductase, with the translated sequence MGWTPDPDALRGHVAVVAGATRGAGRGIAAALGEAGATVVCTGRSSRCGSRDSDYDRPETIEETAELVCELGGSGVPVKADHLDVTQVRMLAGRLKADYGHIDILVNDIWGAEVLKGPPDSWGRPMWQHDLDDGLRMLRLGLDTHLITSHCLLPLLADRPGGLLVEITDGTTEFNADNPRLSVFYDLVKNAVNRLAFSHGHELAAFGATAVAVTPGWLRSEMMLDNYGVTEDTWRRALDLARTDGYPAAPPGFAESESPRFVGRGVAALAADPDRARWNQRSVSSATLARHYGFTDLDGHVPDAWAPL
- a CDS encoding VOC family protein; protein product: MIGTLRSIVLDCRDPRALAAFYAELLGGEVTTEDDTWQVVTDPAGRRVACQYSPQHVAPTFPDPRGSQQIHLDIQVDDADVAQRQVLALGATRVPDAVEDSDFRVFRDPAGHPFCLVWGIG
- a CDS encoding amidohydrolase family protein encodes the protein MSFDTIIRNGRWFDGTGAPSAVRNIGIRGGHVVTITSEPLDETGCPQVIDATGKWVMPGMLDIHTHYDVEVLNGPSLSESLRHGVTTAMLGSCSLSTVHVGGVDAGDLFGRVEAIPREQVIAAVDDHKSWTDCDGYVAALESLPLGPNLAAFIGHSDMRTAVMGLDRATRKDERPTAAEQARMEQMLKEALDAGFVGMSSQQLLFDKIDGDTCRSRTLPSTYAKPRELRRLKSMLRRAGRVLQSGPDIQNPLNLASQVAQSLGLFRSPLKTSLLSAADIKANPYAIWMMGPLARVANALGGNFRWQHLPVPFEVYADGIDLVVFEEFGSGAAALHLRDEVERNELLRDEEYRRKFRKDYDSKFGVRVWHRDFFDAEIVACPDESVVGKSFGQVGQERGEIHPVDAFLDLVLEHGTALRWRTTISNHRPEVLKKLARDPGIQLGFSDAGAHLRNMAFYNMGLRLLRHVRDAERAGTPFMSIEQAVHRLTGELADWYRIDAGHLRIGDRADVVVIDPERLDDSLDAYAEETVDHYGGLSRMVNRNDETVTTVLVGGRTVFADGKLTGVVGTERTGRFLRAAHHAPAVSAEKGELSSVR
- a CDS encoding nuclear transport factor 2 family protein translates to MSVEETIRSMWKALSDRNWDLLKTYLSEDCIYLDMPVGPAAAAKGPEDIVKRLKIGLEPLASYENFSGLLVENGTDAMYEHHEEWHWVTGESAVLQFVTVHRVENGKITLWKDYWDMGALANHAPPDWLENFATADMSWVFDATGLV